One stretch of Mastomys coucha isolate ucsf_1 unplaced genomic scaffold, UCSF_Mcou_1 pScaffold12, whole genome shotgun sequence DNA includes these proteins:
- the LOC116086555 gene encoding keratin-associated protein 13-1-like: MSCNCYSDNLSASFRSCLPIVDSSCCSSCSSNLVYPTTSCSPSTCQLSSSLNSSCQETCVEPTSCQRSCVVPSPCQKPCYYPRSSTPCSPCQGTYAGSLVIEPSRLCLLDYGSRRFYMVDCGSGGFESLNYGVSGFPSMSYGYRFCWYPIHLAASICEPYYKPACGNIPYGFNC; the protein is encoded by the coding sequence ATGAGCTGTAACTGCTACTCTGATAACTTGTCTGCCTCCTTTAGGAGCTGCCTGCCCATTGTGGATTCCTCCTGTTGCTCCTCCTGCTCAAGCAACCTGGTCTACCCCACTACCAGCTGCTCTCCCAGCACCTGCCAGCTGAGCTCCTCTCTGAACAGTAGCTGCCAGGAGACCTGCGTTGAGCCCACCAGCTGCCAGAGGTCCTGTGTGGTGCCCAGCCCCTGCCAGAAGCCCTGCTACTACCCCAGGAGCTCCACACCTTGCAGTCCCTGCCAGGGAACATATGCTGGCTCTCTGGTCATTGAGCCTAGCAGACTCTGCTTGCTGGATTATGGATCTAGAAGATTCTACATGGTGGATTGTGGATCCGGTGGCTTTGAGTCTCTGAATTATGGAGTCTCTGGCTTCCCTTCCATGAGTTATGGGTACAGATTCTGCTGGTACCCAATCCACCTGGCTGCTAGTATCTGCGAACCATATTATAAACCAGCCTGTGGTAATATTCCCTATGGATTCAACTGctga
- the LOC116086556 gene encoding keratin-associated protein 14, with amino-acid sequence MSCNSCSGTFSQAFGGQLQYPISSCGSSYPNNVFYSTDLQTPITHQLGSSLHSGCQETFCEPTSFQTSYVVSRPCQRPFYSQGIPGSCSPCQSTFSGSLGFGSRGVQSFGCGYPTQGFGSRGFQSVGCGTRTFSSLNCGSNYYRPTCFSSKSCQSVSYQPTCGTGFF; translated from the coding sequence ATGTCCTGCAACAGTTGCTCTGGAACCTTCTCCCAGGCCTTTGGGGGCCAGCTGCAGTATCCAATCTCTTCATGCGGTTCCTCCTACCCTAACAATGTCTTCTACAGCACTGACCTCCAAACTCCCATCACCCACCAGCTGGGCTCCTCTCTTCACAGTGGGTGCCAGGAAACCTTCTGTGAGCCCACCAGCTTCCAGACATCCTATGTGGTCTCCAGACCCTGCCAGAGGCCTTTCTACAGCCAGGGGATTCCAGGGTCCTGCAGCCCCTGCCAGTCAACGTTCTCAGGATCCCTGGGATTTGGTTCCAGGGGTGTCCAGTCTTTTGGTTGTGGCTACCCAACCCAGGGCTTTGGATCCCGTGGTTTCCAGTCAGTGGGATGTGGTACCCGTACTTTCTCATCCCTAAATTGTGGATCCAACTATTATCGCCCAACCTGCTTCTCTTCCAAAAGCTGCCAGTCTGTTTCTTACCAGCCAACCTGTGGGACTGGCTTCTTCTGA
- the LOC116086557 gene encoding keratin-associated protein 15-1: MSYCNSGNYSSQSFGGFLRQPVSTYNSFYPTSNVVYSPKNFQLGSSFYNGQQETFSEPLEGHLPCVGTASFQTSCFRPKQYFSSPCQGGFTGSFGYGNSGFGSFGFGSSGIRSQGFGSNFYRPGFFSSKSIQSSYYQPGYSSGFCGSNF, encoded by the coding sequence ATGTCTTATTGTAACTCTGGAAACTACTCCTCCCAGTCTTTTGGAGGTTTCTTGAGGCAGCCAGTCTCAACCTACAACTCTTtctatcccaccagcaatgtagtcTATTCTCCAAAGAACTTCCAGCTGGGCTCCTCTTTCTACAATGGACAGCAGGAGACCTTCAGTGAGCCACTTGAGGGCCACTTGCCCTGTGTGGGGACTGCATCCTTCCAGACATCCTGTTTCCGGCCCAAGCAGTACTTCTCCAGCCCGTGCCAGGGAGGCTTTACCGGATCTTTTGGATATGGCAATTCAGGGTTTGGATCTTTTGGGTTTGGAAGCTCTGGCATTCGCTCTCAGGGCTTTGGATCCAACTTCTACCGCCCAGGATTCTTTTCTTCTAAGAGTATCCAGTCATCTTACTACCAGCCAGGCTACAGCTCTGGCTTTTGTGGGTCAAATTTCTGA